The Sphingobacteriales bacterium genome has a segment encoding these proteins:
- the purS gene encoding phosphoribosylformylglycinamidine synthase subunit PurS, translating into MYKVKINISLRENILDPQGKAVNNALHQLGYEAVEQVRVGKYIELYLQHTNNLEQQIENMCRQVLVNSVIEDFQYSIENV; encoded by the coding sequence ATGTATAAAGTAAAAATAAATATATCCTTACGCGAAAATATTTTAGACCCGCAGGGAAAAGCCGTAAACAATGCGCTGCATCAATTGGGCTACGAGGCTGTGGAGCAAGTGCGCGTAGGAAAATACATTGAGTTGTACCTCCAACATACCAACAATTTAGAACAACAAATAGAAAATATGTGCCGTCAGGTATTGGTCAATTCCGTCATTGAAGATTTTCAATATAGCATCGAAAACGTATGA
- the purK gene encoding 5-(carboxyamino)imidazole ribonucleotide synthase: MTSKHHIEHIGIIGGGQLGRMMALAARAMGYRITILDPTPHCPCAPLADRHIIAAFDDVTAARQLLEHCDIITYEFENVSVKVAQALEAKLPQGWRLLEITQHRIKEKNCIVQAHLPVAPYQTLENTQDWQHFAAQYDQNPHKVIIKTAQGGYDGKGQYLIENSPQLHTWLAHTMQPQQAYIAENFVDFEKELSVIICRNAQGETATFEVAENIHRHHILHQSIAPARIDAALRQKARHIAEVLATQVQLVGTLAIELFLVNGELWVNEMAPRPHNSGHYTIDACLTSQFEQHIRAICGLPLGSTELVSPCVMLNILGEDMPALQRPLIGKHKLHLYEKTEARAGRKMGHINILEKNTEHAIAQAEALHGSFKNHTINPVLYNSL; this comes from the coding sequence ATGACAAGCAAGCACCACATAGAGCATATCGGCATCATCGGCGGCGGACAACTCGGTCGTATGATGGCATTAGCGGCGCGTGCTATGGGCTATCGCATCACCATCCTCGACCCCACTCCGCATTGTCCCTGCGCGCCCCTCGCCGACCGACATATCATCGCCGCTTTTGACGATGTAACTGCCGCCCGCCAATTATTGGAGCATTGCGATATTATCACTTACGAATTTGAAAATGTGTCTGTAAAAGTGGCTCAGGCTTTGGAGGCTAAATTGCCGCAAGGCTGGCGTTTGCTGGAAATTACACAGCACCGTATCAAAGAAAAAAACTGCATTGTACAAGCACATTTGCCCGTTGCTCCCTATCAAACCTTGGAAAACACACAAGACTGGCAGCACTTCGCGGCACAATACGACCAAAATCCTCATAAGGTCATCATCAAAACAGCACAAGGCGGCTACGATGGCAAAGGGCAATATCTCATAGAAAACAGCCCGCAACTCCACACTTGGCTTGCACATACTATGCAGCCGCAACAAGCCTATATCGCTGAAAATTTTGTAGATTTTGAAAAAGAATTATCGGTCATTATCTGCCGCAATGCACAGGGCGAAACCGCCACTTTTGAAGTTGCCGAAAATATACATCGCCATCATATTTTGCATCAGAGTATTGCACCCGCCCGCATAGATGCCGCCCTTCGTCAAAAAGCGCGACACATCGCCGAAGTGCTCGCAACACAGGTGCAGTTAGTAGGTACTTTGGCGATAGAGTTGTTTTTGGTAAATGGCGAATTGTGGGTAAATGAAATGGCTCCGCGCCCACACAATTCCGGTCATTACACCATAGATGCCTGCCTCACTTCTCAATTTGAACAACATATTCGCGCAATATGCGGCTTGCCTTTGGGCAGCACCGAACTCGTGTCGCCTTGTGTGATGCTCAATATTTTGGGCGAAGATATGCCCGCTTTACAACGCCCGCTTATAGGCAAACACAAATTGCATTTATACGAAAAAACCGAAGCACGGGCAGGGCGAAAAATGGGGCATATCAATATTTTAGAAAAAAACACAGAACACGCCATAGCACAGGCTGAGGCACTGCACGGCTCTTTTAAAAATCACACTATCAATCCTGTTTTATACAATTCTCTTTAA
- the purQ gene encoding phosphoribosylformylglycinamidine synthase subunit PurQ, with amino-acid sequence MKIAVLVFPGSNCDQDMYFALRNVLHYEAEYVFHTETSLDGFDAVCVPGGFSYGDYLRCGAIARFSPIMPAVIQFAESGKTVLGVCNGFQILLEAGLLEGALLRNEQLQFVCKNTPVIVENNQTRFTQLYAAAEVLHLPIAHGEGNYFCDDATYRRLQQRRQIVLRYHNENPNGSLHCIAGICNERGNVLGMMPHPERAVESLLNNTDGLRLLQAAFLEAAVPV; translated from the coding sequence ATGAAAATAGCTGTTCTTGTATTTCCCGGGTCAAATTGCGACCAAGATATGTATTTCGCCCTCAGAAATGTGCTGCATTATGAAGCGGAATATGTGTTTCATACCGAAACTTCTTTAGATGGCTTTGATGCCGTTTGTGTGCCGGGGGGATTTTCGTATGGCGATTATTTGCGCTGCGGAGCTATTGCGCGTTTTTCGCCAATTATGCCGGCAGTGATACAATTCGCCGAAAGCGGAAAAACGGTTTTGGGGGTTTGCAACGGATTTCAGATTTTACTCGAAGCGGGTTTGCTCGAAGGAGCTTTGCTGCGCAATGAGCAATTACAGTTTGTTTGCAAAAATACACCCGTAATTGTGGAAAACAACCAAACCCGTTTTACCCAATTATACGCCGCCGCCGAAGTATTGCATTTGCCCATAGCACACGGCGAAGGCAACTATTTTTGCGATGATGCCACTTACCGCCGTTTGCAGCAACGCCGACAAATAGTATTACGCTATCACAACGAAAACCCCAACGGCTCGCTCCACTGCATTGCGGGCATTTGCAATGAGCGCGGCAATGTGTTGGGTATGATGCCCCACCCCGAAAGAGCCGTAGAATCCTTGCTCAACAATACAGACGGCTTGCGGCTTTTGCAGGCGGCATTTTTGGAGGCAGCAGTGCCGGTTTAA
- the purE gene encoding 5-(carboxyamino)imidazole ribonucleotide mutase, with the protein MGSISDWETMKHCCAILDVFGVAYEKAVLSAHRMPEEMFSYAREAHTKGLKVLIAGAGGAAHLPGMLAANTILPLIGVPILSKTLAGIDSLLSIVQMPAGVPVATVAIGVAGAKNAALLAIQILATHDDHLAQQLTDYKQQLRHEAQHSNEQFNNISSS; encoded by the coding sequence ATGGGCAGCATTTCGGATTGGGAAACCATGAAGCATTGTTGCGCCATTTTGGACGTTTTCGGCGTAGCCTACGAAAAAGCGGTACTCTCCGCCCATCGTATGCCCGAAGAAATGTTCAGCTATGCCCGCGAAGCCCACACCAAAGGATTAAAGGTGCTGATAGCGGGGGCGGGCGGCGCGGCGCATTTGCCCGGTATGCTGGCTGCCAACACCATTTTGCCCCTTATCGGGGTGCCGATTTTATCCAAAACGCTCGCCGGTATAGACTCGCTGCTCTCTATTGTACAAATGCCGGCGGGTGTGCCAGTAGCAACGGTGGCTATCGGAGTGGCAGGTGCTAAAAATGCCGCACTCTTGGCGATACAGATATTAGCCACCCACGACGACCATTTGGCGCAGCAACTAACGGATTATAAACAACAGCTTCGCCACGAAGCGCAACACAGCAACGAACAATTCAACAATATCAGCAGCTCATAA
- a CDS encoding phosphoribosylformylglycinamidine cyclo-ligase, with translation MKQYKEAGVDIEAGYEVVQRIKKHTQRTAVKGVTGAIGGFGALFDLSAYHLKEPVLVSGTDGVGTKLKIAFELDKHDTIGIDCVAMCANDIIVQGAKPLFFLDYLAVGKNNPDVIEQIVKGVADGCQMAGCALIGGETAEMPSMYANNEYDIAGFCVGAAEKSQLINGSQVRAGDAVLGIAASGIHSNGFSLVRKIISACGLSLHKNYSELHPTQTLGEVLLTPTSVYVPAVLELLQQLPVLAMSHITGGGFYENVPRMFADTTTFGVAFDKNAWQIPPVFLWLAQHGKLTMPDCFQVFNMGIGLVLVVREQNTEKALRCLNEFFPAYRIGTVIPQNQLTF, from the coding sequence ATGAAACAGTATAAAGAAGCAGGTGTGGATATTGAAGCGGGATACGAAGTAGTACAACGCATCAAAAAACACACTCAACGCACTGCTGTAAAAGGTGTGACAGGTGCTATCGGCGGCTTTGGGGCTTTGTTTGATTTGAGTGCTTATCATCTGAAAGAACCTGTATTGGTGTCGGGAACGGACGGTGTGGGTACTAAATTAAAAATTGCCTTTGAACTCGACAAGCACGATACCATCGGCATAGATTGTGTAGCGATGTGTGCCAATGATATAATAGTGCAAGGCGCAAAGCCGCTGTTTTTTTTGGATTATTTGGCAGTGGGTAAAAATAACCCCGATGTTATAGAGCAAATCGTAAAAGGCGTGGCTGACGGCTGCCAAATGGCAGGCTGTGCTTTGATTGGCGGCGAAACCGCCGAAATGCCGTCTATGTATGCCAACAACGAATACGACATTGCCGGATTTTGTGTGGGAGCAGCAGAAAAATCGCAACTTATCAACGGCTCGCAGGTGCGGGCAGGCGATGCAGTGCTGGGCATTGCTGCTTCGGGGATTCATTCCAACGGATTTTCGCTGGTGCGCAAAATCATCTCCGCTTGTGGCTTATCCTTGCATAAAAACTATTCCGAATTGCACCCCACACAAACTCTGGGCGAGGTGCTGCTCACGCCTACCTCTGTGTATGTACCTGCTGTTCTGGAATTGTTGCAACAGCTTCCCGTTTTGGCAATGAGCCATATTACGGGCGGCGGCTTTTACGAAAATGTGCCGCGAATGTTTGCTGATACAACAACTTTTGGGGTAGCTTTCGACAAAAATGCGTGGCAAATACCGCCTGTGTTTTTGTGGTTGGCGCAACACGGAAAACTGACTATGCCAGACTGTTTTCAGGTATTTAATATGGGTATTGGGTTGGTGCTCGTGGTGCGTGAGCAGAATACGGAAAAGGCTCTTCGCTGTTTAAACGAATTTTTTCCGGCTTATCGCATCGGAACGGTTATTCCGCAAAACCAATTAACTTTTTAG
- a CDS encoding amidophosphoribosyltransferase has protein sequence MFKEEIADDKWHEECGVVGIFNHTEAANLAFFGLNALQHRGQEGAGIMVSDGNSIWGHRDLGLVNEVFSPKKMKKLRPSKHAIGHVRYSTAGGNLVSNVQPFVIYSHEGYFAIAHNGNFVNAQQLRYDLENKGAIFQSTSDTEVVAHLIRHSKASGDLEQIVQALKQVVGAFSFVILTQNALYAAVDKNGFRPLSLGKINEETFVVASETCAFDAIGATFVRDITAGEIIEISDKGIVSQQFTQPKPSKCSMEYIYFARPDSDIDGISVYESRKRMGAQLWKDAPVAADVVIGVPESGSIVAAGLAQESGLPYERGLIKNRYIGRSFIQPTQTMREKAVQLKLAVVKSVVRNKRVIVVDDSIVRGTTSRQIVKLLRHAGAKEVHFRSAAPPIQFPCFYGINTSTKGELIAANKNLEEMTAYMEVDSLAFLSTESMIKAIDRPLAGKLKGHCIACFTGIYPTNLYKDMLNFQEKC, from the coding sequence ATGTTTAAAGAAGAAATAGCAGATGATAAATGGCACGAGGAATGTGGCGTTGTGGGTATATTTAACCACACTGAAGCCGCTAATCTCGCTTTTTTCGGATTAAATGCGCTACAACATCGCGGGCAGGAAGGAGCCGGAATTATGGTATCCGATGGCAATAGCATTTGGGGACATCGCGATTTGGGATTGGTGAATGAGGTTTTTTCACCCAAAAAAATGAAAAAACTCCGCCCTTCCAAGCATGCTATTGGTCATGTGCGCTACTCTACCGCCGGCGGCAATTTAGTGAGTAATGTGCAGCCTTTTGTCATTTATTCGCACGAAGGCTATTTCGCTATTGCCCACAACGGCAATTTTGTAAACGCCCAACAATTGCGCTACGATTTGGAAAATAAAGGAGCTATTTTTCAATCTACTTCTGATACTGAAGTGGTGGCTCACCTCATTCGCCATAGCAAAGCCTCCGGCGATTTGGAGCAAATTGTACAGGCACTCAAACAAGTCGTGGGTGCTTTCTCTTTTGTGATTTTAACCCAGAATGCACTCTATGCAGCAGTAGATAAAAATGGTTTTCGTCCGCTTTCGCTCGGAAAAATCAATGAAGAAACCTTTGTGGTGGCTTCCGAAACCTGTGCTTTTGATGCCATCGGTGCTACTTTTGTGCGTGATATTACGGCAGGTGAAATTATAGAAATTTCGGATAAAGGAATTGTTTCGCAACAATTTACACAGCCCAAACCTTCCAAATGCTCTATGGAATATATCTATTTTGCGCGCCCCGACAGCGATATAGATGGTATTAGTGTATATGAGTCGCGCAAGCGTATGGGCGCACAACTTTGGAAAGATGCGCCCGTTGCAGCAGATGTGGTCATTGGTGTGCCGGAGTCGGGTTCTATTGTGGCGGCGGGTTTGGCGCAGGAAAGCGGCTTGCCCTATGAGCGCGGACTGATAAAAAATCGCTATATCGGGCGTTCTTTTATACAGCCCACCCAAACTATGCGTGAAAAAGCCGTGCAGTTGAAATTGGCAGTAGTAAAAAGTGTAGTGCGGAATAAGCGAGTGATTGTAGTAGATGATTCTATTGTGAGAGGCACTACCAGCCGCCAAATCGTGAAACTCCTGCGCCACGCCGGAGCTAAAGAAGTGCATTTTCGCAGTGCAGCACCGCCCATTCAGTTTCCTTGTTTCTATGGTATCAACACTTCCACAAAAGGCGAACTCATCGCCGCCAACAAAAATTTGGAAGAAATGACCGCTTATATGGAGGTGGACAGTCTGGCTTTTTTGAGTACCGAATCTATGATAAAAGCGATTGACCGCCCCTTAGCCGGAAAACTCAAAGGGCATTGTATTGCTTGCTTTACCGGTATTTATCCGACCAATTTATATAAAGACATGCTCAATTTTCAAGAAAAATGTTAA
- a CDS encoding phosphoribosylaminoimidazolesuccinocarboxamide synthase, producing the protein MLLYEGKAKQLYSTDTPQVLRIVYKNSATAYNGTKKDIIEGKGELNNLFASHFFTLLRKKGIESHFIRQISPTEQLVQQVQIIPLEVIVRNVVAGTLARRLGKPEGVVLSKSIIELCYKNDELGDPLLNDDHVEVLGIATPDTLQAIKKEALAINDILCDYFKQYHLDLIDFKLEFGISSEGTLLLADEISPDTCRLWDSTSKQKFDKDVFRRDIAPLRETYQALAEKLALI; encoded by the coding sequence ATGCTTTTATACGAAGGCAAAGCCAAGCAACTTTACAGCACCGACACCCCGCAAGTATTGCGCATCGTTTATAAAAACAGTGCCACTGCCTACAATGGTACTAAAAAAGACATCATTGAAGGCAAAGGCGAACTGAATAATTTATTTGCGAGTCACTTTTTTACTTTGTTGCGCAAAAAAGGCATTGAAAGCCATTTTATACGGCAAATATCGCCCACCGAGCAATTAGTACAACAGGTGCAAATTATTCCTTTGGAGGTGATTGTGCGCAATGTGGTGGCAGGTACACTCGCCCGAAGACTCGGCAAACCCGAAGGTGTTGTATTATCCAAAAGCATTATAGAGTTGTGTTATAAAAATGACGAACTCGGCGACCCCCTCCTCAATGACGACCACGTTGAAGTATTGGGTATCGCAACTCCCGACACGCTGCAAGCCATCAAAAAAGAAGCACTTGCCATCAATGATATTTTATGCGATTATTTCAAGCAATACCACTTGGATTTGATTGATTTTAAACTGGAATTCGGCATCAGTTCCGAAGGAACACTTTTGCTCGCTGATGAAATTTCGCCCGATACCTGCCGCTTGTGGGACAGCACCTCCAAGCAAAAATTTGATAAAGATGTATTTCGCCGCGACATCGCCCCTTTGCGCGAAACCTATCAGGCTTTAGCCGAAAAATTAGCTTTGATTTAA